The following is a genomic window from Planctomycetota bacterium.
CCACGTCGACACGGACGGTTTGTTCCGACTTCTCCGCGGCGAAACCGCCCCAGCCGGTTTGCTCGTCCGGGCCGAGGTCGAACTCGAGAAAGCCGTCTTCCCGACCGGCGGCAAGCCCACGGACATCGACGCGATCCCCCAGACCGTTCCGCTCGACGTTTTCACGCAGTAACGGCAAGTTGCGCGGCGAGGCCTCGAACGCGATGACACGCCCGCCCCGCGCGGCCCACAGCAAGGTGAAGTAGCCAACGTTCGCCCCGACATCGACCAACAGCCCACCACCGCTTCCTCCCTCGGCCACACGCTGCGACAACGGCCACTCGTAGTAACCGGTCATCGCGATGCACCCATGCAGCACATCGGTCGGCACCAACTTCATCCGCACGTCCGGCGCGAAGTGCAACGGCGCGCCGTCGAACAACCCGGCGTAGGTCGGGGGCACCGGGTTGTACATCCGATAGAACGCCGACGCCCGCAGCTTCGGGGGGATCAGCGACATGAGAACGGGACGTCGGGTCACAAGTGGGTTTCCTTCCGGGCGGGACTGGGGAGGCGGTCGGCGTGGGAGCTATCGGGGAGCGGGTATGGTCGGGTCGGCGTCGCGTGGCACCGGCGGCCAACACTCGCGTGGCTCGGGGATAAGCCCGAGCAATCGGCCCAGGCGGCGCGACTTGCGACCGATGACGCTGCTCAGCCGGGCGTTGGATTTCGACGTGTTGAGTGAGGGGAATGGCGCATCGGGGACGGGGCACTCGAGAAACGAACACAACCTGCCCCAGCCCGCGTCACGGGACAAGTCGATCTCCAAAAGATCACCGTCGCGTCCGGCGAAATGCGCCCGAACCTTGCGGGTGTGACGCTCGTAACGGGCCAGGTACTTCTCGCGGCGTTCCTCGTTGTCGGCAGGTCCAAAGATCCAGTCGCGCATCGGCGTCCGGTACTTCGGGCCGAAGTATCGCTCCACGCTCCCGATCCAACTCCGCAGGTCGCGCGTGCTGAGGATGAACTTGCTGCCCGGATAAGCGGCGTCGAGTTCGGTAAACAGCACCGGCCAGGGATTGTCCTGCACCGCGTCGTAGTGCTCGAGAACTTCCTGAGCCCGAGGCCAAGCATGCTCGGCAATCCGAGGATCATGGATCCCGAACGGCCCAGCAACGCGATAACCGAGCACCTCGAGTGCGGCACCCAGCGACGTCGTGCCGGTCTTCATGAAGCCGATGCAGAACACCTTCGGACGGTCGGCACTGCCATTTTGCGGATTGCTCGCTGCTGAACTCATGTCACTTACTCAGATCGACTGCTTGACGATAAACCCCAGCGACTTGCCCGGCGATGCGGTCCCACGCAAACCGATCGACCGCATACGCCCGGCACTGCTCGGCCGTCGGCATCTGCATCTCACCGGACAGCGCGGCGGCAAGGGTATGCGCGATCACGTCACTCGACGTTCCGGGCATCACGAGATCGGCTCGCCAGTCCTGCACCACCTCGGGCAGGCCGCCGACCGGCGTGACCAAGGCCGGCGTCCCGGCGGCAAGCGATTCGGCCACGATCAGTCCGAACCCCTCCAGCGCTTGCGTCGGCACCACGCTCAAATCCGCCGCCCGGTACGCCAACGGCAACTGCTCGTCGGGCATGTACCCGAGAAGTTCGACGTGATCGGCGAGCCCCGCCTCGCGCACACGACGCTCCAACGCGTCGGCGAGCCGGCCCTTGCCGATGATCTGGACCAACACGTCCGGGTGCCGCTCGCGCAAGGTCGCCGTTGCATCCATGAGAGATTCCAGACCCATGCGGGCGACAAGGCGCCGTACGCAGACGACGATCGGCCGATCGGACGGCCAGCCGAGTTGGGCCCGGGCATCGGCCCGTGGCATGGACGCGTCGAACCGCTCGATGTCGACGCCGCCGGGAATGATCGTAATGCGTGCGCGATCGACGCCATAGTCCTTGGCCAGGATGTCCGCAAAGGCGTTGGAGAGTGTGATGAAACGGTCGCCGGTGCGGTAGACCGCGCGTTCGACGCGGTGCTTGATGTGCGTGGCGATCCGACCGAGTCCCTCACGTGAACTCTCCGCCGCCCACGGGCCATGAAAGTGCACGACATGCGGCCGATCGCGAAGCAGATCCCGGCAGCCGCGGGCGTACAAGGCGAAGTGCGTCACGGCGAGATCGGCGTCCGGCAGACTCGCCCGCACCGCGCCGCGCATCCGGAGCAAGCGCCGAAACACCGGCTCGTCCGGGCCCGCGACCGACGCCACTTCCTCGCGCGCCTCAATCTCCTCCGACTCACCCGCAACCAGCAGCAGCTTCTGGTCGATACTCGCCGAGCCGAGGCTCCCGTGCAAACCGTGGACGTACCGGTTGAGCCCGCCGGGCTGTTTGGGAAACCAGCCCACGCCCAGGGTCATCGCCCGGAGCGTTCGTTGCCGTGGAGCTTGCGAGGTCATGGGTAATCCGGTGCGGCGTCGAAAGCCCTGTCGATCACGTCGGCGTAAGCGTCGGCCGTTCGTGACCATGTCAGTTCCGACACTGAGAACGGTGCGGCGTGTCGTAGTTGATTGACGAGCCCGGGTGATTCGGCCAGCCGCCGGAGCGTAGCGGCAAGGCCATCGACATCATTGGTTCCGGAAAGAACGTAGCCGTTCTCCCCGTCGCGGACCAGCGTGCTGGCACCGACCTGCGGCACCGTGATCACCGCCGCCCCGCTGGCGAGCGCTTCCGGCACGACCAGCCCCCACGGCTCGTAGTGTGACGGATACACCACGACATCCACCTGCGCAAACCACTTGGCCACGTCCGGGCGATGGCCAAGGAACGCCACCTTGTCCGCCAACCCCAGCGAGTTCACGAGGCCCGGGTACCTGCTGCCCGCCTCACCGCCCAGCACGAAAGCGTGAACGCCGTCGACCCTCCCCAGCGCGGCGAGAAGCAGGTCGAGGTTTTTCCGGTTGGTCTGCAAATCGCCGCAAAAGCCAAGCACCAGCTTGTCACGCGCCGCTTCCCACTCGTGCCCTTGGCGTGGTGAACCCTGGTCGGGCGTCCATGGCGTAAACGTGTCGAGATCCACGCCGGACTCGATGACACAAACACGCTGCGGGGCCACGCCGCAATGGTCGATGACGTCGTTCGCCACCTGCGGGGACACGGCGATGACCCTGCCCGCTTGCCGGTAAGCCCGACGCTCCCAAAGCGCGTTCCAGCGTGTCACGAAACCCTGGTACATGCCGCGAGCGCCGCCGCCGTGTCGCGGGTGGGCCG
Proteins encoded in this region:
- a CDS encoding FkbM family methyltransferase; amino-acid sequence: MSLIPPKLRASAFYRMYNPVPPTYAGLFDGAPLHFAPDVRMKLVPTDVLHGCIAMTGYYEWPLSQRVAEGGSGGGLLVDVGANVGYFTLLWAARGGRVIAFEASPRNLPLLRENVERNGLGDRVDVRGLAAGREDGFLEFDLGPDEQTGWGGFAAEKSEQTVRVDVVPLDTAVGGEQHIDLLKIDTEGADAWVLEGAQTLLREKRIGEIRFEEHKPRAAALGIKTGEVQQMLRDHGYEVRADSDPAKDQVDWVATPVGAAGS
- a CDS encoding sulfotransferase family protein; the protein is MSSAASNPQNGSADRPKVFCIGFMKTGTTSLGAALEVLGYRVAGPFGIHDPRIAEHAWPRAQEVLEHYDAVQDNPWPVLFTELDAAYPGSKFILSTRDLRSWIGSVERYFGPKYRTPMRDWIFGPADNEERREKYLARYERHTRKVRAHFAGRDGDLLEIDLSRDAGWGRLCSFLECPVPDAPFPSLNTSKSNARLSSVIGRKSRRLGRLLGLIPEPRECWPPVPRDADPTIPAPR
- a CDS encoding glycosyltransferase family 4 protein, whose amino-acid sequence is MTLGVGWFPKQPGGLNRYVHGLHGSLGSASIDQKLLLVAGESEEIEAREEVASVAGPDEPVFRRLLRMRGAVRASLPDADLAVTHFALYARGCRDLLRDRPHVVHFHGPWAAESSREGLGRIATHIKHRVERAVYRTGDRFITLSNAFADILAKDYGVDRARITIIPGGVDIERFDASMPRADARAQLGWPSDRPIVVCVRRLVARMGLESLMDATATLRERHPDVLVQIIGKGRLADALERRVREAGLADHVELLGYMPDEQLPLAYRAADLSVVPTQALEGFGLIVAESLAAGTPALVTPVGGLPEVVQDWRADLVMPGTSSDVIAHTLAAALSGEMQMPTAEQCRAYAVDRFAWDRIAGQVAGVYRQAVDLSK
- a CDS encoding glycosyltransferase is translated as MNGSARRHLIWVNHTFRRTDGQGRVNLEVVSRLAGRYDRLTLIGADVPAELAATEGVAFVETLPRSLPTTPLRHLSFAGRAGRAVRRARASAKSAGARCVIVANGAMLTGPVDVNASHFVHGSWKANPAHPRHGGGARGMYQGFVTRWNALWERRAYRQAGRVIAVSPQVANDVIDHCGVAPQRVCVIESGVDLDTFTPWTPDQGSPRQGHEWEAARDKLVLGFCGDLQTNRKNLDLLLAALGRVDGVHAFVLGGEAGSRYPGLVNSLGLADKVAFLGHRPDVAKWFAQVDVVVYPSHYEPWGLVVPEALASGAAVITVPQVGASTLVRDGENGYVLSGTNDVDGLAATLRRLAESPGLVNQLRHAAPFSVSELTWSRTADAYADVIDRAFDAAPDYP